A region from the Muribaculum gordoncarteri genome encodes:
- a CDS encoding peptidoglycan D,D-transpeptidase FtsI family protein, whose translation MRKDYTLEKRKYIIGGFIVVIVIIFIIRLFSLQVMDSRYKEFADSNAFMRKTLYPSRGMIRDRNGELVVYNQPAYDVMMIPRNVQEFDTVDFCNTLNITKEQFMKRLLDMKDRRLNPGYSAYTPQRFITHISAQDYGRLQEKLYRYPGFFIQQRILRQYMYSAAANVLGNIREVSARDIERDNYYASGDYCGDLGVEKSYEEYLRGIKGVEILIRDAYGRIQGKFEDGAHDVAPVSGRDLTLSLDIELQKYGEELMANKIGAIVAIEPATGEILAMVSSPTYDPKMLVGRERGKNYGILKDDFYKPLFDRALMGAYPPGSTFKPSQGLILRQEDIITLSTTYPCYHGFISGGLRVGCHGHYSPIALKPALQTSCNAFFCWGLKGMLDGKRAKYGSVAEAFEVWKKHLVSLGYGYKLGVDLPGESRGFIPNAQFYNKIYGEGRWSANTIISIAIGQGEILATPLQIANLCATIANRGWFITPHVVKAIQDTVMPSQYLEKRIPTIDRQHFEDVAEGMRMAVTGGTCRLANLPGIEVCGKTGTAQNPHGKDHSAFIGFAPYHDPKIAICVYVENAGFGATYGVPIGSLMMEKYLNGEISPERKYLEERMLQSNTIISSGVKKH comes from the coding sequence ATGAGAAAAGACTACACCCTCGAGAAACGCAAATATATAATAGGCGGATTCATAGTAGTGATTGTAATCATTTTCATAATCAGGCTTTTCAGCCTGCAAGTGATGGACAGTCGCTATAAGGAGTTTGCCGATTCCAATGCATTCATGCGCAAGACCCTTTATCCGTCACGCGGCATGATTCGCGATCGCAACGGCGAGCTGGTTGTGTATAATCAGCCGGCCTACGATGTCATGATGATTCCACGCAATGTGCAGGAATTTGACACCGTTGATTTCTGCAATACATTGAATATAACGAAGGAGCAGTTCATGAAACGGTTGCTTGACATGAAGGACCGCCGATTGAACCCCGGTTACTCGGCATATACACCGCAACGCTTCATCACCCACATATCGGCCCAGGATTACGGACGCCTGCAGGAGAAGCTCTACCGTTATCCCGGATTCTTCATCCAGCAGCGCATATTGCGACAATATATGTATTCAGCCGCTGCAAATGTGCTTGGTAACATTCGTGAAGTGTCGGCGCGTGACATCGAGCGTGACAACTACTACGCATCGGGTGACTATTGCGGCGACCTCGGCGTCGAGAAAAGTTACGAAGAGTATCTGCGCGGCATAAAAGGTGTGGAGATACTCATACGTGACGCTTACGGACGCATTCAGGGAAAATTTGAGGACGGAGCCCATGATGTAGCACCGGTTTCGGGTCGTGACTTAACATTGAGCCTCGACATCGAACTGCAGAAATACGGCGAGGAACTTATGGCCAACAAGATCGGAGCCATAGTTGCAATCGAGCCGGCAACAGGCGAGATACTTGCCATGGTGAGCAGTCCCACTTACGACCCCAAGATGCTTGTAGGCCGAGAGCGCGGAAAAAATTACGGTATTCTGAAGGATGACTTCTACAAGCCGCTCTTTGACCGAGCCCTTATGGGTGCCTACCCGCCCGGCTCCACATTCAAGCCGTCGCAAGGTCTTATATTGCGACAAGAGGATATAATCACGCTGTCGACCACCTACCCTTGCTATCACGGATTCATTTCAGGAGGATTGCGTGTAGGATGTCACGGCCACTACTCCCCCATAGCGCTTAAACCGGCGCTTCAGACATCGTGCAACGCATTCTTCTGTTGGGGACTTAAAGGCATGCTTGACGGTAAGCGCGCAAAATACGGGTCGGTAGCTGAAGCATTTGAGGTGTGGAAAAAGCATCTCGTGTCACTCGGTTACGGATACAAGCTCGGAGTCGACTTGCCCGGTGAAAGCCGAGGCTTCATCCCCAACGCTCAATTCTACAATAAGATTTACGGCGAAGGACGATGGAGCGCAAATACGATCATATCAATAGCCATAGGTCAAGGTGAGATCCTTGCCACTCCGTTGCAGATAGCCAACCTGTGTGCCACAATAGCCAACCGAGGATGGTTCATAACTCCCCATGTCGTCAAGGCAATCCAGGACACTGTAATGCCGTCGCAATATCTGGAGAAGCGCATACCGACGATTGACCGTCAGCACTTCGAGGATGTGGCCGAAGGAATGCGCATGGCAGTGACAGGCGGTACATGTCGTCTTGCCAATCTTCCGGGAATAGAAGTGTGCGGAAAGACAGGTACTGCTCAGAACCCACATGGAAAGGACCATTCCGCATTCATAGGTTTCGCACCCTATCACGACCCGAAAATCGCGATATGCGTCTATGTCGAAAATGCCGGCTTCGGAGCAACCTATGGTGTTCCCATCGGTTCACTGATGATGGAAAAGTATCTCAACGGAGAGATATCGCCTGAACGAAAGTATCTTGAGGAACGAATGTTACAATCTAACACAATAATAAGCAGTGGAGTCAAGAAACACTAA
- a CDS encoding carbohydrate-binding family 9-like protein: protein MNSNIDNLIVPRIDNLGEMSTDGIINALDDNGVRRPIDNIDYKEFPYHPLTTFSMAHSDDMLYIDFFVRCNYLRAINDRPNTPVHEDSCVAVYLQPDSKSNRYYAFEINCIGTISGMICEGDGDNACSFIDESTIGRIKCYASCGNRPFRELEGLFTWNVLIAIPLDMLGLKYDGTPLTIKGNFYKCASGTSQPHFLSWMPLDTTKRTFHQPESFGNIILS from the coding sequence ATGAACAGCAATATCGACAATCTAATCGTACCCCGCATCGATAATTTGGGGGAAATGAGCACCGACGGAATTATAAACGCTCTTGATGATAACGGTGTACGCCGTCCAATCGACAATATCGACTACAAGGAGTTTCCCTACCATCCCTTGACAACCTTCTCGATGGCCCACTCCGATGACATGCTCTATATCGACTTCTTCGTCAGGTGCAATTATCTGCGTGCAATCAACGACCGTCCCAACACACCGGTCCATGAAGATTCGTGCGTAGCCGTATATCTGCAGCCTGACAGCAAAAGCAACCGATACTATGCATTTGAGATAAATTGTATCGGGACCATATCAGGCATGATTTGTGAGGGCGACGGTGACAATGCCTGCTCTTTTATCGATGAGTCGACAATAGGACGCATCAAGTGTTACGCATCGTGCGGCAATCGTCCGTTCCGCGAACTGGAGGGACTCTTCACCTGGAATGTACTCATTGCCATTCCTCTCGATATGCTCGGACTGAAGTATGACGGAACTCCCCTGACAATAAAAGGCAACTTCTACAAATGCGCATCAGGCACATCGCAACCCCACTTCCTAAGCTGGATGCCGCTTGACACGACAAAAAGAACATTTCACCAGCCCGAATCGTTTGGGAA
- a CDS encoding rod shape-determining protein has protein sequence MGLFSFTKEIAIDLGTANTIIIHNDKIVIDEPSIVALDSKTGKLIAVGHEAQQMQGKEHDGIRTVRPLRKGVIADFNAAELMIRGLVKKVSAKSNWFSPSLRMVVGIPSGSTEVEIRAVRDSSEHADGRDVYMIYEPMAAALGIGLDVQAPEGNMIVDIGGGSSEIAVISLGGIVSNKSIQIAGDDLTDDIQEHMRRAHNLRVGERTAELIKMNVGSALTELENPPEDYIVHGPNQMTALPMEVPVSYQEISHCIEKSISKIEAAVLSALEQTPPELYADIVRNGIWLAGGGALLRGLDKRLVDKIGIPFHIAEDPLLAVARGTGVALKNINKFKFLIR, from the coding sequence ATGGGACTTTTCTCTTTCACTAAAGAAATAGCCATCGATCTTGGTACCGCCAATACGATTATAATCCATAATGATAAAATCGTAATCGACGAGCCTTCGATTGTGGCCCTTGACTCAAAGACCGGCAAACTGATTGCCGTAGGTCACGAGGCACAGCAGATGCAAGGCAAAGAGCACGACGGCATACGCACCGTGCGTCCGTTACGCAAAGGCGTAATCGCCGACTTCAACGCCGCTGAATTGATGATTCGCGGTCTTGTAAAGAAGGTAAGCGCCAAGAGCAATTGGTTTTCACCGTCGCTCCGCATGGTAGTCGGCATCCCTTCAGGCTCGACCGAAGTAGAGATACGTGCCGTGCGTGACTCATCGGAGCACGCCGACGGACGCGATGTATACATGATATATGAGCCGATGGCAGCAGCCCTCGGTATAGGACTTGATGTACAGGCCCCCGAAGGCAACATGATTGTCGACATAGGCGGCGGAAGCTCCGAAATCGCAGTTATATCGCTCGGCGGCATCGTGAGCAACAAGAGTATACAGATTGCAGGTGACGACCTCACCGACGACATTCAGGAGCACATGCGTCGCGCCCACAACCTAAGAGTGGGTGAACGCACAGCCGAACTCATCAAGATGAATGTAGGCTCGGCACTGACCGAACTTGAGAATCCGCCTGAGGATTACATCGTACATGGCCCCAACCAGATGACGGCACTGCCTATGGAAGTTCCTGTAAGCTACCAGGAAATTTCACATTGTATCGAGAAATCGATATCCAAGATCGAGGCAGCCGTGCTTAGCGCACTTGAGCAGACACCTCCCGAACTGTATGCCGACATCGTGCGTAACGGAATATGGCTCGCCGGCGGTGGTGCATTGTTGCGCGGTCTTGACAAGCGTCTTGTTGACAAGATCGGTATTCCCTTCCACATAGCCGAGGATCCCCTTCTTGCAGTTGCACGCGGTACAGGTGTGGCACTTAAGAACATCAACAAGTTCAAGTTCCTTATTCGATAG
- the rodA gene encoding rod shape-determining protein RodA, whose protein sequence is MESRNTNTSILRYVDWVTVVIYALLVLGGVVSIYAASYDFDNASIFSFDEFSGKQLRWVGLAFFAGLVILLIDFRVYEAYAYPIYGLMILLLIVTIFVAPDIKGSRSWLVLGPMSLQPAEFAKFATALALAKLFSSYNFNLNFSAGNYVKALIIIFLPIILILAQKETGSALAYLALFFVLYREGMSGLVLAAALCAVVFFVVSVKYTETIILGIPSGEVAVFIMIEMIMTGMLAVYCRNMIGARNVLLWFLVTGIAAWILSLAEVEIPGLVYFLSAIGVAISYCLILMIKFPARKILVTIGATIVAVGFLFSVNMVFNDILKPHQQQRIKVSLGIEEDLRGAGYNVNQSKIAIGSGGIAGKGFLNGTQTKLKYVPEQHTDFIFCTIGEEEGFIGTTAVLLLFLILILRVLSIAERQPTTFGRVYAYCVASYFIFHLAINVGMVIGLCPVIGIPLPFFSYGGSSLWGFTFLLFIMLRIDAARREYMSY, encoded by the coding sequence GTGGAGTCAAGAAACACTAATACATCAATACTACGTTATGTCGACTGGGTAACGGTCGTCATATATGCATTGCTTGTATTGGGCGGTGTCGTATCGATATATGCAGCAAGCTACGACTTCGACAACGCTTCCATTTTCTCTTTTGATGAATTTTCGGGCAAGCAGCTGCGATGGGTCGGACTCGCATTCTTTGCCGGATTGGTAATACTGCTGATAGATTTCCGTGTATATGAAGCCTACGCTTATCCTATATACGGGCTAATGATATTACTGCTCATCGTCACGATATTCGTAGCCCCCGACATCAAGGGCTCACGGTCGTGGCTGGTACTCGGCCCAATGAGTCTTCAACCGGCCGAGTTTGCAAAATTCGCTACCGCTCTTGCACTCGCCAAACTATTCTCATCCTACAATTTCAATCTGAATTTCAGCGCGGGCAACTATGTCAAGGCTCTGATTATAATATTCCTGCCTATCATCCTGATACTTGCACAGAAGGAAACCGGTTCGGCTCTTGCCTACCTCGCACTGTTTTTCGTCCTGTATCGTGAAGGCATGAGCGGTCTTGTACTTGCCGCCGCGTTATGTGCCGTTGTATTCTTCGTCGTTTCGGTCAAATATACCGAAACAATAATACTCGGCATTCCATCGGGCGAAGTAGCGGTGTTCATCATGATTGAGATGATCATGACCGGAATGCTCGCTGTCTACTGTCGAAACATGATAGGAGCACGAAATGTGTTGTTATGGTTTCTCGTGACAGGAATAGCCGCATGGATTTTGTCGTTGGCCGAAGTAGAGATACCGGGATTGGTGTATTTCCTTTCGGCTATAGGTGTAGCTATATCCTACTGTCTTATCCTCATGATAAAATTCCCTGCGCGAAAAATATTGGTCACCATCGGAGCCACCATCGTAGCAGTAGGATTCCTGTTCTCGGTCAACATGGTGTTCAACGACATCCTCAAGCCTCATCAGCAGCAGCGAATCAAGGTGTCGCTCGGTATCGAAGAAGACCTTAGAGGTGCTGGATACAATGTCAACCAGTCCAAGATAGCCATAGGTTCGGGCGGAATAGCCGGCAAGGGATTCCTGAACGGAACGCAGACCAAGCTCAAATATGTTCCGGAACAGCACACCGACTTCATATTCTGCACCATCGGCGAGGAAGAGGGCTTCATAGGCACTACAGCCGTACTGCTGCTGTTCCTGATTCTAATATTGAGAGTACTCTCCATCGCTGAACGACAGCCGACTACATTCGGGCGCGTATATGCCTACTGTGTCGCATCATATTTCATTTTCCACCTCGCCATCAATGTGGGAATGGTGATCGGGCTATGCCCTGTGATAGGCATTCCTCTGCCCTTTTTCAGCTATGGAGGCTCCTCATTATGGGGATTTACGTTCCTGTTGTTCATAATGCTGCGCATCGACGCCGCGCGCCGCGAGTATATGAGCTACTAA
- a CDS encoding rod shape-determining protein MreD, with product MAQAIVFNNICLFNVAVPFVFIYFIISLPITLSTNWVLTLSFLAGLSVDIFANTQGMNALACTLIAMSRRSILHLYFPREDELTIPEPSIRSLGMEVYVKYLFTLVLLYCTIIFLIEAFSFFNVLQLALRILCSTLLSFLLLLGLDSIMSQSR from the coding sequence TTGGCACAGGCAATTGTGTTCAACAACATCTGCCTGTTCAATGTAGCCGTGCCCTTTGTATTCATCTATTTTATAATAAGCCTTCCGATCACGTTATCGACCAACTGGGTACTCACTCTCTCGTTCCTTGCAGGATTGAGTGTCGACATCTTTGCCAACACTCAAGGCATGAACGCCCTGGCATGCACGCTAATCGCCATGTCACGCCGTTCGATACTCCACCTCTATTTCCCGCGTGAGGATGAATTGACAATACCCGAACCATCAATCAGGTCGTTGGGCATGGAAGTCTATGTCAAGTATCTGTTTACTCTCGTATTGCTCTACTGCACGATTATTTTCCTTATCGAGGCCTTCTCATTCTTCAATGTACTGCAACTCGCACTTCGCATTCTGTGCAGCACACTTTTATCTTTCTTGCTTTTGCTCGGACTCGACAGCATTATGTCGCAAAGCCGTTAG
- a CDS encoding glutamine synthetase family protein, which yields MDKSIIMSRNHLVATLKKSNKEFTKADIIHYVETEGIEMVNFMYPAGDGRLKTLNFVINNLSYLDAILTCGERVDGSSLFPFIEAGSSDLYVLPRYSTAFRDPFAEIPTVTMLCSYFDKDGKPLESSPEYTLHKACKAFRDVTGMEFEAMGELEYYVIAPRDGAYPATDQKGYHESAPFAKFNDLRTKCMSYIAQTGGQIKYGHSEVGNFTLNNTIYEQNEIEFLPVPAEDAADQLMLAKWVIRNLGYKNGFNITFSPKITTGKAGSGLHVHMRLMRDGKNMMLNDGKLSEEARKAIAGMMTLAPSITAFGNTNPTSYFRLVPHQEAPTNICWGDRNRSVLVRVPLGWNTSVDMCAIANHKGNSSHYDTTQKQTVEMRSPDGSADIYQLLAGLAVACRHGFETEKALEIADKTCVNVNIHDSENSEKLTSLAQLPANCTESADMLQKQRDIYQKYDVFSPRMIGGIIQKLREYNDTELLKHANNNPKIMQELVTRYFHCG from the coding sequence ATGGACAAAAGCATAATCATGAGCCGCAACCATCTCGTTGCGACCCTAAAAAAAAGCAACAAGGAGTTTACCAAAGCCGACATAATCCATTATGTCGAAACCGAAGGAATCGAAATGGTGAACTTCATGTATCCCGCAGGTGACGGGAGGCTGAAAACACTTAATTTCGTAATCAACAACCTCAGCTATCTTGACGCCATACTGACATGTGGCGAAAGAGTCGACGGCTCAAGCCTGTTCCCCTTCATCGAAGCGGGAAGCAGCGACCTCTACGTATTGCCGAGATACAGCACCGCGTTCCGCGACCCGTTTGCCGAGATACCTACGGTAACGATGTTGTGTTCGTATTTTGACAAAGACGGAAAGCCGCTTGAAAGCTCCCCAGAATACACCCTTCACAAAGCGTGCAAGGCATTCCGCGATGTCACGGGCATGGAATTTGAAGCCATGGGCGAACTTGAATACTATGTCATCGCCCCGCGCGACGGAGCCTACCCTGCTACCGACCAAAAAGGCTATCACGAATCGGCACCCTTTGCCAAATTCAATGACCTGCGCACAAAGTGCATGTCATACATAGCACAGACCGGCGGACAAATAAAGTACGGACACTCAGAAGTGGGAAATTTCACGCTCAACAACACCATCTACGAGCAGAATGAGATTGAATTCCTTCCTGTACCCGCCGAAGACGCCGCCGACCAACTCATGTTGGCGAAATGGGTCATCAGGAATCTCGGTTACAAAAACGGATTCAACATCACCTTCTCGCCCAAGATCACCACAGGAAAAGCCGGATCGGGACTACATGTACACATGCGACTGATGCGTGACGGAAAAAACATGATGCTGAATGACGGAAAACTTTCAGAAGAAGCACGCAAGGCGATAGCCGGCATGATGACACTTGCACCGTCGATAACGGCTTTCGGAAATACCAACCCCACCTCCTACTTCCGACTCGTGCCGCATCAGGAGGCTCCCACCAATATATGCTGGGGCGATCGCAACCGCTCAGTTCTCGTGAGAGTACCGCTCGGATGGAACACATCGGTCGACATGTGCGCGATAGCCAACCACAAGGGCAATTCAAGCCACTATGACACTACTCAGAAACAGACCGTGGAGATGCGCTCGCCCGACGGATCGGCCGACATATATCAGCTCCTCGCCGGACTTGCAGTGGCCTGTCGTCACGGATTCGAGACAGAGAAAGCTCTTGAAATCGCCGATAAGACCTGCGTAAACGTAAACATCCACGACAGCGAGAACTCAGAAAAGCTAACGTCACTCGCCCAGCTGCCGGCCAACTGCACCGAATCGGCCGACATGCTTCAGAAGCAACGTGACATATATCAAAAATATGATGTATTCAGTCCGCGCATGATCGGCGGCATAATACAGAAGCTCCGTGAATACAATGACACAGAGCTGCTGAAACATGCCAATAACAATCCCAAGATAATGCAGGAACTCGTAACACGCTATTTCCACTGCGGTTAA
- the purH gene encoding bifunctional phosphoribosylaminoimidazolecarboxamide formyltransferase/IMP cyclohydrolase has product MSDIKKIKTALVSVYHKDGLDEILALLNKEGVQFLSTGGTQSFIESLGYPCQAVEDLTGYPSILGGRVKTLHPKVFGGILNRRENESDREQIKQYEIPSIDLVIVDLYPFVDTVASGASHEDIIEKIDIGGISLIRAAAKNYRDVIIVASKAQYAPLASLLRENGAQSSIDQRRWFAKEAFAVSSSYDSSIFNYFDEENGPSALRVAIDGAKAMRYGENPHQRGYFFGDFNKMFTQLHGKEISYNNLLDIDAAVSLIAEFEQPTFAILKHNNACGIATRATIAEAWRDALAGDPVSAFGGVLITNGTVDEAAAEEINKIFFEVIIAPHYDDKALAILEQKKNRIVLVQHCPNTSTMQFRSCLNGALGQERDLRVETVDDLKQVTKLPVDPAQIDDLLFANKIVKHSKSNAIVLAKGCQLYASGVGQTSRVDALKQAIAKAQSFGFDLNGAVMASDAFFPFADCVQIAHEAGINAVIQPGGSIRDNETIEYCDNNGVAMVITGIRHFKH; this is encoded by the coding sequence ATGTCGGACATAAAGAAGATTAAAACTGCTCTCGTTTCTGTCTATCATAAGGACGGCCTTGACGAGATTCTTGCGTTGCTCAACAAAGAAGGTGTACAATTCCTGTCAACAGGTGGCACTCAGTCATTTATAGAAAGTCTTGGCTACCCGTGTCAAGCCGTTGAGGACCTTACAGGTTATCCTTCGATACTCGGCGGACGAGTAAAGACACTTCATCCCAAAGTATTCGGCGGTATCCTTAACCGTCGTGAGAATGAAAGCGACCGCGAGCAGATAAAGCAATATGAAATTCCATCGATTGACCTCGTAATAGTCGACCTCTATCCTTTTGTCGACACAGTTGCTTCAGGAGCATCGCACGAGGATATTATCGAAAAAATAGATATAGGCGGCATATCGCTGATTCGCGCAGCCGCAAAGAACTACCGTGACGTCATCATCGTAGCATCAAAGGCTCAGTATGCACCTCTTGCAAGCCTGCTTCGTGAGAACGGCGCACAATCTTCAATCGACCAACGCCGTTGGTTTGCAAAAGAGGCTTTTGCCGTAAGCTCAAGCTACGACAGCTCCATCTTCAATTACTTTGACGAAGAAAACGGTCCGTCGGCACTTCGCGTTGCAATCGACGGGGCCAAGGCAATGCGTTATGGCGAAAATCCCCATCAGCGCGGCTACTTCTTCGGCGATTTCAATAAGATGTTCACACAGCTTCACGGCAAAGAGATATCCTACAACAATCTGCTCGACATCGATGCGGCAGTAAGTCTGATTGCCGAGTTCGAGCAGCCCACATTCGCCATATTGAAGCATAACAACGCCTGTGGCATCGCTACCCGCGCAACCATAGCCGAAGCTTGGCGTGACGCTCTCGCCGGCGACCCCGTGTCGGCATTTGGCGGCGTGCTCATCACCAACGGAACAGTCGATGAAGCAGCAGCCGAGGAGATCAACAAGATATTCTTTGAAGTAATAATAGCTCCTCATTACGATGACAAGGCACTTGCCATATTGGAGCAAAAGAAAAACCGCATAGTTCTGGTTCAGCACTGTCCCAACACATCGACAATGCAGTTCCGCTCATGCCTGAACGGAGCACTCGGTCAGGAACGTGACTTGCGTGTAGAAACTGTGGACGACCTCAAGCAGGTTACAAAACTTCCCGTCGACCCGGCACAAATCGATGACTTGTTGTTTGCCAACAAAATCGTAAAGCACTCCAAGAGCAATGCTATAGTTCTTGCAAAGGGCTGTCAGCTTTATGCAAGCGGCGTGGGACAGACATCACGCGTCGATGCACTCAAGCAAGCTATCGCAAAGGCTCAGTCATTCGGATTTGACCTCAACGGTGCCGTGATGGCTTCGGATGCATTCTTCCCGTTTGCCGATTGCGTTCAGATAGCGCATGAAGCCGGCATCAATGCTGTAATCCAGCCCGGCGGCTCAATTCGCGACAACGAAACCATAGAGTATTGTGACAATAACGGTGTGGCAATGGTCATCACTGGAATCCGTCACTTCAAGCATTAA
- the mreC gene encoding rod shape-determining protein MreC has product MRNLLDFILRYSSWLVFLFYVVISCTLLFQKNPYQHYIYLTSANKVSSMVYNATSNVTSYFYLHDINEDLQHRNASLELEVIDLRKQIQKYQEALTAADIELDSALMPYDFIIAHVISNSISRTHNYITIEKGALDSIRPEMGVVDQNGVVGMVNIVGDHTARVISLLNPKMRLSCKVKGREYFGSLVWDGKSPDEALLEEMPRHETFRKGDTIVTSGYSAVFPPDIPVGTIISHEKEHDDNFYALRIKLFTDFSRLSTVRVITNEIKDELNAISAGEEND; this is encoded by the coding sequence ATGCGCAATCTACTTGATTTCATATTACGCTATAGCTCATGGCTGGTATTCCTGTTCTATGTGGTCATCAGTTGCACACTGCTGTTCCAGAAGAACCCGTATCAGCACTACATATATCTGACATCGGCCAACAAAGTCAGTTCAATGGTCTACAATGCCACAAGCAATGTCACATCCTATTTTTATCTTCACGATATAAACGAGGATCTGCAACATCGCAATGCAAGCCTTGAACTTGAAGTAATCGACCTCCGCAAGCAGATACAGAAGTATCAGGAGGCTCTTACTGCGGCCGACATTGAGTTGGACAGCGCATTGATGCCCTATGACTTCATAATAGCGCATGTAATCAGCAACAGCATATCGCGCACCCACAACTACATCACAATCGAAAAAGGAGCCCTCGACTCTATAAGACCCGAAATGGGAGTAGTCGACCAGAACGGTGTCGTGGGTATGGTCAATATTGTTGGCGATCACACGGCAAGGGTGATTTCACTTCTTAACCCGAAGATGCGATTGTCATGTAAGGTAAAGGGACGCGAATATTTCGGCTCGCTCGTGTGGGACGGAAAAAGCCCCGATGAAGCATTGCTTGAAGAGATGCCCCGACATGAAACATTCCGCAAAGGCGACACTATTGTCACAAGCGGATATTCGGCAGTGTTTCCCCCCGACATACCGGTGGGAACCATCATAAGCCACGAAAAGGAGCATGACGACAACTTCTATGCGTTGCGTATAAAACTGTTCACCGACTTCAGTCGACTGAGCACTGTACGTGTAATAACCAATGAAATAAAAGATGAACTCAATGCGATAAGCGCAGGTGAGGAAAACGACTAA
- a CDS encoding LysE family translocator, protein MASFLYIVLRGMAIGVLISAPMGPIGMLCIQRTLNKGRWPAFFTGVGAALSDLIYCLLTGLCLSFITDFVETNQLLLQIIGSLVLAAFAFYLFRKNPARSLSTPSEQANTYWKDFVTGFLLTFSNPLILFFIIGLFARFNFLLPEFKYYHYISGYIAIFSGALLWWFTITFFVNKVRSHFNVRSLWLINRIIGGILLIMAIIGLIMGIKDYITVIQ, encoded by the coding sequence ATGGCATCATTCCTATACATAGTGCTTCGCGGAATGGCTATCGGTGTACTTATATCGGCACCGATGGGGCCTATAGGCATGCTGTGCATACAACGTACGCTCAACAAGGGACGGTGGCCGGCATTCTTCACAGGCGTCGGAGCCGCACTCAGCGACTTGATATATTGCCTGCTCACGGGATTGTGCCTGTCGTTCATAACCGACTTCGTTGAAACTAATCAACTGTTGCTCCAGATAATCGGCTCGCTGGTGCTGGCGGCATTTGCATTCTACCTGTTCCGCAAGAATCCCGCTCGCTCGCTTTCAACTCCAAGCGAACAAGCCAACACCTACTGGAAGGACTTCGTAACCGGATTCCTTCTCACATTCTCCAACCCGCTTATTCTATTTTTCATAATCGGTCTTTTTGCCCGCTTCAACTTCCTGTTGCCTGAATTTAAGTATTATCACTACATTTCGGGATATATCGCCATATTCTCGGGAGCCTTGTTGTGGTGGTTCACCATTACATTTTTCGTAAACAAGGTGCGTTCTCACTTCAATGTGCGTTCACTGTGGTTGATAAACCGCATCATAGGAGGCATTCTGTTGATCATGGCAATAATCGGATTAATCATGGGCATAAAAGACTATATAACCGTTATACAATGA